One segment of Chryseobacterium viscerum DNA contains the following:
- a CDS encoding transketolase family protein codes for MKYTYTEKKDTRSGFGAGLAELADKNPNVVALCADLIGSLKMEKFIEKAPERFFQIGIAEANMMGIAAGLSITGKIPFTGTFANFSTSRVYDQIRQSIAYSNKNVKICASHAGLTLGEDGATHQVLEDIGMMKMLPGMTVINTCDYNQTKAATLAIADFEGPVYLRFGRPVVPVFIPEDMPFEIGKGIMLQEGTDVTIVATGHLVWESLVAADELEKEGISCEVINIHTIKPLDEEIILKSVEKTGKIVTAEEHNYLGGLGESVAGMLARKRPTKQEFVAVNDTFGESATPAELMKKYKIDAAAVKEAVKRILAN; via the coding sequence ATGAAATATACATATACAGAAAAAAAGGACACTCGTTCAGGATTCGGAGCAGGATTAGCAGAACTAGCTGACAAAAATCCTAATGTAGTAGCACTTTGCGCAGACCTTATCGGTTCTTTGAAAATGGAGAAATTCATTGAGAAGGCTCCGGAAAGATTCTTCCAGATAGGGATTGCAGAAGCTAACATGATGGGGATTGCTGCAGGTCTTAGCATTACAGGAAAAATTCCTTTTACAGGAACTTTTGCTAACTTCTCTACTTCAAGAGTATATGATCAGATCCGTCAGTCTATCGCTTATTCTAACAAAAATGTAAAAATCTGTGCATCTCACGCAGGTCTTACTTTAGGAGAAGATGGAGCTACTCACCAGGTTCTTGAAGACATTGGTATGATGAAAATGCTTCCTGGAATGACGGTTATCAACACTTGTGACTACAATCAGACTAAAGCTGCTACCCTGGCGATTGCGGATTTCGAAGGTCCTGTATATTTAAGATTCGGAAGACCGGTAGTTCCTGTTTTCATCCCGGAAGATATGCCTTTCGAGATCGGAAAAGGAATTATGCTTCAGGAAGGTACTGATGTAACAATTGTTGCAACAGGACACCTTGTTTGGGAGTCTCTTGTTGCTGCTGATGAGCTTGAAAAAGAAGGTATTTCTTGTGAGGTAATCAACATCCACACAATTAAGCCTCTTGATGAAGAGATCATTTTAAAATCTGTTGAAAAAACAGGTAAAATTGTAACGGCTGAAGAGCACAACTATCTTGGTGGTTTAGGAGAATCAGTTGCAGGTATGCTTGCAAGAAAAAGACCTACAAAACAGGAATTTGTAGCAGTAAATGATACTTTCGGAGAATCTGCAACACCAGCAGAACTGATGAAGAAGTATAAAATTGATGCTGCAGCAGTGAAAGAAGCTGTAAAGAGAATTTTAGCGAACTAA
- a CDS encoding DUF4303 domain-containing protein has product MDFEILKQRIEDAARKAFLEVYEKHGAEGIYSFALYSDEGAMTVCPAANTLKVMEKADEDDALYYKYEPAEWAYEMEGADEEFNKICTQLRAELDKHDDDDQWFESFQAKLYSICIEVLEKLKNENFFAKITGKDIFLIFTVSDYEFEKEELKNLITKLNNNEYKSEYLNWMATWGN; this is encoded by the coding sequence ATGGATTTTGAAATTTTGAAACAGCGGATTGAAGACGCAGCCAGGAAAGCTTTTTTAGAAGTGTATGAAAAACATGGAGCAGAGGGGATTTATAGTTTTGCACTGTATAGTGATGAGGGGGCAATGACGGTTTGCCCCGCTGCCAATACATTGAAAGTAATGGAGAAAGCAGATGAGGACGATGCTCTTTATTATAAATATGAACCGGCAGAATGGGCCTATGAAATGGAAGGAGCCGATGAAGAATTCAATAAAATCTGTACTCAGCTGAGAGCAGAACTGGATAAGCATGATGACGATGATCAATGGTTTGAAAGTTTTCAGGCTAAGTTGTATTCCATTTGTATTGAAGTACTGGAAAAACTTAAAAATGAAAACTTTTTCGCAAAGATCACAGGCAAAGATATTTTCCTGATTTTCACAGTTTCTGATTATGAGTTTGAGAAAGAAGAACTGAAAAACCTTATCACCAAACTTAACAATAATGAATACAAAAGTGAATATCTGAATTGGATGGCTACCTGGGGCAATTAA
- a CDS encoding TIGR04139 family peptide modification target, translating to MKKLIGMKRDFSSLENKKMKDLQSIKGGEQTAINYVSTNRGEVYDKETWVDHKLSSTLEVG from the coding sequence ATGAAAAAATTAATCGGTATGAAGAGAGATTTCTCTTCATTGGAAAACAAAAAGATGAAAGATCTTCAATCTATCAAAGGTGGAGAACAAACTGCTATCAACTATGTTTCTACAAACAGAGGAGAAGTATATGACAAAGAAACCTGGGTAGACCACAAGCTTTCTTCAACTTTAGAGGTTGGATAA
- the gwsG gene encoding grasp-with-spasm system ATP-grasp peptide maturase, which yields MILIISNNNERTTMMIIKWLIALKKKFTRIHEDEVFEIKTKNKKIFLESDRNSFFLDEITSVWYRRGRLKIRRLRYENSSVNAHMNEVQHWLEDYVRTKLESKKHINKESNSDVNKLLILEEAIKAGLEVPEYFLADNTDQVSLNTTIVKTIGGNPILDNIDTDLNGIMYTSTVHKREKMKFFTTFFQHKIDKEFEVRTFYFNGKCYSMAIFSQNDEQTKTDFRKYNLEKPNRNIPYKLSVDIEQKIHLLMKTLDLNCGSLDFIKGKDGKFYFLEVNTIGQFLGLSHTCNYSLDKLIADYL from the coding sequence ATGATACTTATTATTTCTAACAACAATGAAAGGACCACCATGATGATTATAAAATGGCTTATTGCCTTGAAAAAGAAATTTACCCGCATCCATGAAGATGAAGTTTTTGAAATTAAAACTAAAAACAAAAAGATTTTTTTAGAAAGCGACAGAAATTCTTTTTTTCTGGATGAAATCACCAGTGTGTGGTACAGAAGAGGCAGATTAAAGATCAGACGTCTGCGGTATGAAAACAGTTCTGTGAATGCCCATATGAACGAAGTACAGCATTGGCTTGAAGATTATGTAAGAACAAAACTGGAATCCAAGAAACATATCAATAAAGAGAGTAACAGTGATGTTAATAAGTTATTGATATTGGAAGAAGCTATAAAAGCAGGACTAGAGGTTCCGGAATATTTTCTAGCAGACAACACAGATCAGGTATCTCTGAATACAACTATTGTAAAAACAATTGGTGGAAACCCTATTTTGGATAATATTGATACAGATTTAAATGGTATCATGTATACCTCAACTGTACATAAGAGAGAAAAGATGAAGTTCTTTACAACATTCTTTCAACATAAAATTGACAAAGAGTTTGAAGTCAGAACATTCTATTTTAATGGAAAATGTTACTCAATGGCTATTTTTTCTCAAAATGACGAGCAGACCAAGACAGATTTCAGAAAATATAATTTAGAAAAACCAAACAGAAATATCCCCTACAAACTTAGTGTTGACATTGAGCAAAAAATCCATCTTCTGATGAAGACATTAGATCTTAATTGTGGGTCACTGGATTTTATCAAAGGAAAAGATGGAAAATTCTATTTTCTAGAAGTCAATACTATCGGACAGTTCCTGGGGTTGTCTCATACCTGTAATTATTCGTTGGACAAATTAATAGCTGACTATTTATGA
- the gwsS gene encoding grasp-with-spasm system SPASM domain peptide maturase, translated as MKYFNLFSTILITKGASRILISDLHRNVSELFPLELYEIVEDMKNHSLEDILKDYDEESTAIVHEYINLLLEKEYGFITENDWDRNFPPLSYEYHEPSIITDLFIEMEDIVLLKKIKPSIENLGIKHLVIYSLKPLTINEFIEIDDVFKTSVLSGIEIFSPFHKETNLSFIQALQKNTVRIYSLIFYNCLRPPFKAKNEYRFSLNFLKDDLKISACGKVELKYFNTNLPKVLEAMNHNSCLYKKIGIDRNGSIKNCPLMAESFGNIRNNNLEEAITQPDFKKYWNLTKDNIEICKDCEFRYVCTDCRAYTENAEKNKEGLNISKPLKCGYNPYTGNWEDWTKNPLKQKKFNSLELK; from the coding sequence ATGAAATACTTTAATCTATTTTCAACAATCCTGATCACCAAAGGAGCCAGCAGAATTCTCATTTCGGATCTGCATAGAAATGTATCTGAACTATTTCCTCTGGAATTGTACGAGATTGTAGAAGATATGAAAAATCATTCTCTTGAAGACATTCTAAAAGATTATGATGAAGAATCCACAGCAATTGTTCATGAATATATCAATCTCCTGCTGGAAAAAGAATACGGATTTATTACTGAAAACGATTGGGACAGGAACTTCCCTCCTCTTTCTTATGAATACCATGAGCCCAGTATCATTACAGATCTCTTTATAGAAATGGAAGATATTGTGTTGCTGAAAAAAATAAAACCATCTATAGAAAACCTTGGCATTAAACATTTGGTTATTTACAGTTTAAAACCATTAACAATAAATGAATTCATAGAAATTGATGATGTATTTAAAACCTCCGTGCTTTCGGGAATAGAAATATTCTCTCCGTTTCATAAGGAAACCAATCTATCTTTTATACAGGCTCTTCAAAAAAATACTGTCAGAATATACAGTCTCATTTTTTACAATTGTTTAAGACCTCCTTTCAAAGCTAAAAATGAATATAGATTCTCGCTGAATTTCCTGAAAGATGACCTGAAAATATCTGCCTGTGGAAAAGTGGAACTGAAATATTTCAACACCAACCTTCCAAAAGTACTGGAAGCGATGAACCATAATTCCTGCCTGTATAAAAAGATAGGTATTGACCGAAACGGCAGCATTAAGAACTGTCCGCTGATGGCTGAAAGCTTTGGAAACATTCGGAATAACAACCTTGAAGAAGCTATCACCCAACCTGATTTCAAAAAATACTGGAATCTAACCAAAGACAATATAGAAATCTGTAAAGACTGCGAGTTCCGTTATGTCTGCACAGACTGCAGGGCGTATACCGAAAATGCAGAAAAAAACAAAGAAGGACTCAATATATCAAAACCTCTGAAATGCGGCTATAATCCCTATACAGGAAACTGGGAAGACTGGACAAAAAATCCTTTGAAGCAAAAAAAATTTAATTCGCTAGAACTCAAATAG